In Chryseobacterium gotjawalense, the following are encoded in one genomic region:
- the mreC gene encoding rod shape-determining protein MreC, translating into MGFLLRLFSKNGLFVFFIFLQLTAIVLIFSRNSMQQSWIAGQSAAFNSWVSGYIDEGTSYLKLKQTNDQLVTQNKSLMMQLYGKDAGANPEFRKVHDTVGSGQIYTFVDGEIVFNSINRKDNYFTINRGKRDGVMPKMGVMAPGGIAGIVINTTDSYSLVQSILSLNKIKINASLKKSGYFGTLTWRGDDSRIMHLSDIPKYVPLQVGDTIVTDGKSAIFPQGIMIGKIAGYEVDNKTGFWDISVELSEKMGNLSKIYVVKNLKKAEVRKIEDTLQATIKREK; encoded by the coding sequence ATGGGATTTTTGCTGAGATTATTTTCGAAGAACGGTTTATTCGTCTTCTTTATATTTCTGCAACTCACAGCTATCGTATTGATTTTCAGTAGAAACTCAATGCAACAGTCGTGGATTGCGGGGCAATCTGCTGCCTTTAATTCCTGGGTTTCGGGATATATCGATGAAGGGACTTCTTACCTGAAACTGAAACAAACCAATGATCAGCTGGTTACGCAAAATAAAAGTTTAATGATGCAGCTTTACGGCAAAGATGCAGGAGCAAATCCTGAATTCCGTAAAGTGCACGACACCGTCGGAAGTGGACAAATCTATACTTTTGTCGATGGCGAAATCGTATTTAACAGCATCAACCGAAAAGACAATTATTTTACCATTAACAGAGGAAAAAGAGATGGTGTGATGCCCAAAATGGGAGTTATGGCGCCCGGGGGAATTGCCGGAATCGTTATAAATACTACCGACTCTTATTCTTTGGTACAATCGATTTTAAGTTTAAATAAAATTAAAATCAATGCGTCGCTGAAAAAATCCGGATATTTCGGGACACTCACCTGGCGCGGCGATGATTCCAGAATTATGCATCTGTCGGATATACCGAAATATGTTCCGCTTCAGGTTGGCGATACGATTGTAACCGACGGCAAATCTGCTATTTTCCCACAAGGTATTATGATCGGTAAAATTGCCGGTTATGAAGTCGATAACAAAACAGGCTTCTGGGATATCTCGGTGGAACTGAGTGAAAAGATGGGAAATCTGAGTAAAATATATGTGGTGAAAAATCTGAAAAAAGCAGAAGTCCGTAAGATTGAAGATACTTTGCAAGCGACCATAAAAAGAGAGAAATGA
- a CDS encoding penicillin-binding transpeptidase domain-containing protein has protein sequence MKPQFLKISIVLSLIAIIFIARLAYLQLFTDRYALNAANTSIKTEYIIPQRGVIFDRNGKIMVGNQPAYEISFTAALLKPDFDTIDFCNLVRISKADFIKNVNAIKKEKYFSKLTPMTFMKNLSREEIARIQEIIFKYPAFSIVSRPQRQYEVSTSGNLLGYTNEVNERELKKDSVYYLPGDFIGKTGIEKSYENELRGVKGVQYIQKDIRLRNIGSYKNGALDKEVVTGKDIKLTIDYDLQRMAEEMLVNKQGAIVAIDPTNGEILVLATGPDIDPNLFSGSEKTKNLYRLQMDTVYNNRPTFDRSLQAAYPPGSTFKLLTAAAAMQMGVMDENTVFPCGGGFNYRGLRVKGHGGADPLIPAIQVSSNCYFSYAFIAIMNKYPGDPTRGVNEWKKIMSSFGVGEFLNNDLAVGSKGRIPTGEFYQKRSGGKKDWSSAYTMNGSIFNGMGQGDVLLTPLQMANSVAAIVNRGWYFTPHIVKAIDGKPNPDPRFKVKHKTLVDPKYFDPIIKGMEAVVLRGTARSLKSNDFTMLAKTGTAQVPQGKDNSIFVLAAPADHPKIVIAAVMEHAGFGGTWAGPAAAVIAEKYLTGDLKREHLYQKLVNASFMPEYKRQWDVELKRKGLYKEPNKDSVNLKKVEERLRITRDNEQKKQLLYKRDSILQKLKNSAKR, from the coding sequence CTGAAACCGCAATTTTTAAAAATCTCCATTGTTTTATCCTTAATTGCTATAATTTTTATAGCAAGGCTTGCTTATTTGCAGTTGTTCACGGACCGGTATGCGCTGAACGCGGCCAATACCTCAATAAAAACCGAATACATTATTCCACAGCGCGGCGTTATATTTGACCGAAACGGGAAAATCATGGTTGGAAACCAGCCTGCTTATGAAATCTCTTTTACTGCAGCATTATTAAAACCGGACTTCGATACCATAGATTTTTGCAATTTGGTGAGAATCAGCAAAGCCGATTTCATCAAAAATGTTAATGCTATAAAAAAGGAAAAGTATTTTTCGAAATTAACTCCGATGACTTTTATGAAGAATCTAAGTCGTGAGGAAATTGCCAGAATACAGGAAATCATTTTCAAATATCCGGCATTCAGTATTGTGTCAAGACCTCAGCGGCAGTATGAAGTTTCTACGTCCGGAAACCTTTTGGGGTATACGAATGAGGTCAATGAAAGAGAGCTGAAAAAAGATTCTGTCTATTATCTTCCGGGAGATTTCATCGGGAAAACGGGAATTGAAAAATCTTATGAAAATGAACTTCGCGGCGTAAAAGGAGTTCAGTATATTCAAAAAGATATCCGCTTAAGGAATATCGGTTCTTATAAAAATGGAGCCTTAGACAAAGAGGTTGTTACCGGTAAAGACATCAAGCTCACGATTGATTACGATTTACAGCGTATGGCAGAAGAAATGCTGGTCAATAAGCAAGGTGCAATCGTGGCAATTGATCCCACCAACGGGGAGATTTTGGTGCTGGCCACGGGTCCGGATATTGATCCGAATCTTTTTTCGGGTTCTGAAAAAACAAAAAACCTGTATCGCTTACAAATGGATACCGTTTATAACAACCGCCCTACCTTTGACCGGTCTCTTCAGGCAGCTTATCCACCCGGATCTACTTTTAAATTACTTACTGCTGCCGCTGCTATGCAAATGGGAGTGATGGATGAAAATACGGTTTTCCCGTGTGGAGGCGGATTTAACTATCGGGGTTTACGCGTAAAAGGTCATGGTGGAGCTGATCCATTAATTCCGGCTATTCAGGTCTCAAGCAACTGTTATTTTTCGTACGCTTTTATTGCTATTATGAATAAATATCCAGGCGATCCAACACGGGGCGTGAATGAGTGGAAAAAAATAATGAGCAGTTTCGGTGTCGGGGAATTCCTTAATAATGACTTAGCAGTAGGATCTAAAGGAAGAATTCCGACCGGTGAATTTTACCAGAAGAGAAGTGGTGGCAAAAAAGACTGGAGTTCTGCCTACACCATGAATGGTTCTATTTTTAATGGAATGGGACAGGGTGATGTTTTATTAACCCCTTTGCAAATGGCGAATTCTGTCGCTGCAATTGTTAATCGAGGTTGGTATTTCACGCCCCATATTGTAAAAGCAATTGACGGAAAACCCAATCCGGATCCAAGATTTAAAGTAAAACACAAAACGTTGGTAGATCCGAAATATTTCGACCCGATTATAAAAGGAATGGAAGCTGTGGTGCTGCGTGGAACAGCCCGAAGTTTAAAATCCAATGATTTTACCATGCTGGCGAAAACAGGAACCGCACAGGTGCCCCAAGGAAAAGACAATTCAATATTTGTTTTAGCAGCTCCTGCAGATCATCCTAAAATTGTAATTGCTGCTGTTATGGAACACGCAGGATTTGGTGGTACCTGGGCCGGCCCTGCAGCAGCAGTCATTGCAGAGAAGTATTTAACCGGTGATTTAAAACGGGAACATCTTTATCAAAAATTAGTGAATGCGAGTTTTATGCCTGAGTACAAAAGACAATGGGACGTAGAACTTAAAAGAAAAGGGCTTTATAAAGAGCCGAATAAAGATTCCGTAAATCTAAAAAAAGTCGAAGAACGCTTGAGAATCACCAGAGATAATGAGCAGAAAAAGCAACTGCTTTATAAGAGGGATTCTATTCTACAGAAATTAAAAAACAGCGCAAAAAGATGA
- the hemC gene encoding hydroxymethylbilane synthase, with translation MRSIKIGTRNSPLALWQAREVARNLQNNNCKTDITPIVSTGDKNLTEPLYAMGITGVFTKDLDIALLNNEVDIAVHSLKDIPTQLPHNIEIVAVLQRDFPQDVLVRKSTSKNKELHELKIATSSLRRRAFWAKYFPETEFCDIRGNVQTRLQKLEDQDFDATLFSLAAIERMNLAVDYEFLPMMISAPAQGVVAVTARADDHEIKELFEKVNHRETQICIDIERNFLQTLEGGCTAPIGAFAEINDKDEVRFIGRLCSLDGKKCMEIDEIFTWNDQENFGEKLAHIILKDGGRELMQEIKLHLQ, from the coding sequence ATGAGAAGCATTAAAATAGGTACAAGAAACTCACCGCTCGCATTGTGGCAAGCAAGAGAAGTTGCCAGAAATCTGCAAAATAACAATTGCAAAACCGATATCACCCCGATTGTTTCAACCGGAGATAAAAACCTTACCGAACCTCTTTATGCAATGGGGATTACCGGAGTTTTTACAAAAGATTTAGATATCGCGTTATTAAATAATGAAGTGGACATTGCCGTGCACTCCCTGAAAGATATTCCGACTCAGCTTCCTCATAATATAGAGATTGTCGCTGTATTGCAACGCGATTTTCCCCAAGACGTTTTGGTAAGAAAATCGACTTCTAAAAATAAAGAGCTGCATGAGTTGAAAATTGCCACCAGCAGTTTAAGACGCCGTGCATTCTGGGCAAAATATTTTCCGGAAACCGAGTTTTGCGATATCCGTGGAAATGTACAGACCCGTCTCCAGAAATTAGAAGATCAGGATTTCGATGCGACCCTGTTTTCATTAGCAGCAATTGAAAGAATGAATTTAGCGGTAGACTATGAGTTTCTTCCAATGATGATTTCTGCGCCGGCACAAGGCGTGGTTGCTGTCACCGCAAGAGCTGATGACCATGAAATAAAAGAATTATTCGAAAAAGTAAACCATAGGGAAACTCAGATTTGTATCGACATTGAAAGAAATTTCTTACAAACTCTGGAAGGAGGTTGTACCGCACCAATTGGCGCTTTTGCAGAAATCAATGACAAAGATGAAGTGAGATTTATTGGCAGACTATGTTCATTAGACGGTAAAAAATGCATGGAAATCGATGAAATTTTCACATGGAATGATCAGGAAAATTTTGGAGAAAAATTAGCTCATATCATTTTAAAAGACGGCGGGAGAGAATTGATGCAGGAGATTAAACTGCACCTTCAATAA
- a CDS encoding rod shape-determining protein MreD: MISRALFTDILIIVLLIALQIFVLNRITLFGKYTPVIYPVFVMFYPFFRNKYQFLLLSFILGLGIDAFLYTWGINAFATTVIAYFRTLIFRTSTDTSTDFFSFHSLQWSQFFLFVFMSIFIHQALVQYIEIFKFSRFFDIFLNVLATSGISFIFIIIYALAFKIKQKV; the protein is encoded by the coding sequence ATGATAAGTAGAGCACTTTTTACAGATATCCTGATTATTGTTTTGCTTATCGCATTACAAATTTTTGTTCTTAACCGCATCACTCTTTTCGGAAAATATACGCCAGTGATATATCCGGTGTTCGTCATGTTTTATCCTTTCTTTCGAAATAAATACCAGTTTTTGCTGTTGAGTTTTATTTTGGGATTAGGAATTGATGCTTTTTTGTACACCTGGGGAATCAATGCATTTGCAACAACGGTCATTGCTTATTTCAGAACCCTTATTTTCAGAACTTCTACGGATACTTCTACGGATTTCTTTTCTTTCCATTCTTTGCAGTGGTCTCAGTTTTTTCTTTTTGTATTTATGAGTATCTTTATCCATCAGGCACTTGTTCAATATATTGAAATCTTTAAATTTAGTAGATTTTTCGATATCTTCCTTAATGTTTTGGCAACAAGTGGGATTTCATTTATCTTTATCATTATTTATGCTTTAGCATTTAAAATCAAACAAAAAGTCTGA
- the hemA gene encoding glutamyl-tRNA reductase has protein sequence MTKDNNIHQTANFAVLSVSFEKADAEIRGKFAFFDEHVKYFVNQIHDLNLGDAFVVSTCNRTEIYTTTQNYLLIAELYCKIVGVSITDFMKYVNILKREEALNHLFRVAGGLESQIIGDFEIIGQIKNAYHRFKKEKKNSNPFLERSINSAIQISKRIKNETGISNGAASVSYAAVHYILKNQMQISEKNILLLGVGEIGQNTVENLVKHVYKPNVKIANRTAEKAEKIAEKYKIPHIEFDQLQNELTKTDILIVATGAQHPIINKSHFPNGRETLIIDLSIPNNVEKDVTENENVSLVDIDQLSLHINETMVQRQKEIPKAEEIIKEMSKDFLEWEKKRKLAPNIHHFKAMLKNMERNEMHKIHKKHQYVEVDDMQLSEKMIQKITNRFAKYIIDNPWKADEISKLMHEILVEQPNKEFNEKH, from the coding sequence ATGACTAAGGATAATAACATTCACCAGACCGCTAATTTCGCCGTTCTCAGCGTCAGTTTTGAAAAAGCTGATGCAGAAATACGGGGCAAATTTGCTTTCTTTGATGAGCATGTAAAATATTTTGTCAACCAGATTCATGATTTGAATCTGGGAGATGCTTTTGTGGTTTCTACTTGCAACAGAACCGAAATTTACACGACCACTCAAAATTATCTTCTGATTGCAGAATTATACTGTAAAATCGTGGGCGTCAGCATCACCGATTTCATGAAATATGTGAATATTCTGAAACGGGAAGAAGCCCTTAATCATCTTTTTCGGGTAGCAGGAGGTTTAGAGAGCCAGATTATTGGTGATTTCGAAATCATTGGGCAAATCAAAAATGCCTACCACCGGTTTAAAAAAGAAAAGAAAAACTCCAATCCTTTTTTAGAAAGATCCATCAACTCTGCCATACAGATTTCCAAAAGAATTAAGAACGAAACAGGAATTTCTAATGGCGCTGCCTCCGTTTCCTATGCGGCTGTTCATTATATCCTGAAAAATCAAATGCAAATTTCCGAAAAGAATATTCTGCTTCTCGGGGTGGGAGAAATCGGGCAAAACACCGTGGAGAATCTGGTAAAACATGTTTATAAACCCAATGTGAAAATTGCAAACAGAACTGCAGAAAAAGCAGAAAAAATTGCCGAGAAATATAAAATCCCTCATATCGAATTCGACCAGTTACAGAACGAGTTGACCAAAACAGATATTTTGATTGTCGCCACGGGAGCACAGCATCCGATTATTAATAAATCGCATTTCCCCAATGGCAGAGAAACTTTGATTATCGACCTTTCAATTCCAAACAATGTGGAGAAAGATGTTACGGAGAACGAAAATGTAAGTTTAGTCGATATCGATCAGTTGTCCCTTCATATTAATGAAACCATGGTTCAGCGTCAAAAGGAAATTCCAAAAGCGGAAGAAATCATCAAAGAAATGTCTAAGGATTTTCTGGAGTGGGAAAAGAAAAGAAAACTGGCGCCCAACATCCATCATTTCAAAGCGATGTTGAAGAATATGGAGCGTAATGAAATGCATAAAATTCACAAAAAACATCAATATGTGGAGGTAGATGATATGCAGCTTTCAGAAAAAATGATTCAGAAAATCACCAACCGTTTCGCAAAATACATCATCGATAATCCCTGGAAAGCCGATGAAATAAGTAAATTAATGCACGAAATTTTAGTAGAACAACCAAATAAAGAGTTCAATGAGAAGCATTAA
- a CDS encoding rod shape-determining protein, translating to MGLFDMFTQDIAIDLGTANTLIIHNNKIVVDQPSIVAIERSTGKPIAVGEKAKHMQGKTHEDIKTIRPLKDGVIADFHASEHMIKEFIKQIPGIKGKLFQPTLKIVICIPSGITEVEKRAVRDSAQKVNAKEVRLIYEPMAAAIGVGIDVQKPEGNMIIDIGGGTTEIAVVALGGIVCDKSVKIAGDVFTNDIAYYLRTHHNLYIGERTAERIKIEVGSAVEDLDVDIEDIPVQGRDLITGKPKEIMVNYKEIARALDKSIVRIEDAVMETLSLTPPELAADIYKTGIYLAGGGALLRGLADRLHKKTGLPVFVAEDPLRAVVRGTGIALKNMDKFNFLIK from the coding sequence ATGGGGTTATTTGATATGTTCACGCAAGACATTGCGATTGATTTAGGAACTGCGAACACACTAATTATACATAATAATAAAATTGTGGTAGATCAACCATCGATTGTTGCAATCGAGCGTTCGACAGGAAAACCAATTGCAGTTGGGGAGAAAGCAAAACACATGCAGGGTAAAACGCATGAAGACATCAAAACCATCAGGCCTTTGAAGGATGGCGTAATCGCTGATTTTCATGCTTCTGAGCACATGATCAAAGAATTCATCAAGCAAATTCCGGGGATCAAAGGAAAACTTTTTCAGCCGACTTTAAAGATCGTTATCTGTATTCCGTCCGGTATTACCGAGGTAGAAAAACGTGCCGTAAGAGATTCTGCCCAGAAAGTAAATGCGAAAGAAGTCCGTTTGATTTATGAACCAATGGCTGCAGCAATCGGGGTAGGAATCGATGTGCAGAAACCGGAAGGGAATATGATCATCGACATAGGTGGTGGTACGACAGAAATCGCGGTAGTTGCTCTTGGAGGAATCGTTTGTGATAAATCTGTGAAAATTGCCGGAGATGTATTTACCAATGATATCGCCTATTATTTAAGAACACATCACAATTTATATATCGGTGAAAGAACTGCTGAAAGAATAAAAATCGAAGTGGGTTCTGCCGTCGAAGATCTTGATGTTGATATTGAAGATATTCCGGTTCAAGGCCGTGATTTAATTACCGGTAAGCCAAAAGAAATTATGGTGAACTATAAAGAAATCGCACGTGCTCTGGATAAATCGATTGTTAGAATTGAGGATGCCGTAATGGAAACTCTTTCACTGACTCCGCCGGAATTGGCAGCTGATATTTACAAAACCGGAATTTATCTTGCCGGAGGTGGTGCTTTGTTAAGAGGCCTTGCAGACAGACTTCATAAGAAAACTGGCCTGCCGGTTTTTGTTGCTGAAGATCCGTTAAGAGCGGTAGTTCGCGGAACAGGAATCGCCTTGAAAAACATGGATAAATTCAACTTCCTAATTAAGTAA
- a CDS encoding uroporphyrinogen-III synthase yields MNILFTKMLDEKEVSDILGSHFSSHFLEVIKIKPLHLAPFPLGNNSLIFTSVNGVESFFKNGFKPHENFAAKNYNKIYCVGRKTKMHLRKYGFGVFKTKKNAKELSDFIIENCSKEKFIHFCGNLALDILQEKLPLQNIGYKKVVVYETELLYPKHEGSYDAIAFFSPSGVRSFIKNNSLDFQQIYAIGETTAAEVKKYTTQKIFIGKDNDLSALLKLIKKEGETINSY; encoded by the coding sequence ATGAATATTCTGTTTACAAAAATGCTCGATGAAAAAGAAGTTTCCGATATCCTTGGAAGCCATTTTTCAAGTCATTTTTTAGAGGTAATTAAAATCAAACCTCTTCACCTTGCTCCATTCCCTCTCGGGAATAATTCGCTGATTTTCACGAGTGTAAATGGAGTAGAATCATTTTTTAAAAATGGTTTTAAACCTCATGAAAATTTCGCCGCAAAAAATTATAACAAGATTTACTGCGTCGGAAGGAAAACCAAAATGCACTTGCGGAAATATGGTTTCGGTGTATTTAAAACGAAAAAAAACGCAAAAGAACTTTCAGACTTTATTATTGAAAATTGCTCCAAAGAAAAATTCATTCATTTCTGCGGAAATTTAGCATTGGATATTCTTCAGGAAAAATTGCCGTTGCAAAATATTGGCTATAAAAAAGTAGTCGTGTACGAAACGGAATTGCTGTATCCAAAACACGAAGGAAGCTATGATGCTATTGCTTTTTTCTCACCAAGTGGCGTACGCAGTTTCATTAAAAACAACAGTTTAGACTTTCAGCAAATCTATGCAATTGGTGAAACCACTGCTGCAGAAGTTAAAAAATATACCACCCAAAAAATATTTATAGGGAAAGACAATGACCTAAGCGCTTTGCTTAAATTAATTAAAAAAGAAGGAGAAACAATAAACTCCTATTAA
- the rodA gene encoding rod shape-determining protein RodA, translated as MKWAQGIDKLGLFLYFLLCGFAVANIYSVEPASGTRQAVWLGVSVFVGLIIFMTRAKFFENMSGIIYIGGILLLIGLFPFGTEILGQKNWYKFGAVSLQPVEFSKIGTSLMLANYVSGPDFNLKYKKSLWTSLAIIGVPAVVVLAIPDVGSLLVFIAFFIALFREGMSGWVFGVGLIFAAVFLVALAIDPVYVVVAIIVIAAIVLFLNSYKIHWNVLSVAAIIGGVGILCGLAYGAPSILEKMPKHQRERIEVLYKGERAFRDTSGYNLLYSKTAIGSGGFFGKGYREGSVTQGKFVPEQSTDYIFCTVGEEWGFFGSAMLVIAYSVFIGRIYYLSEKQKSTFNRVFGYCFASILLMHFSINLGMVMGLFPTVGIPLPFFSYGGSSLLAFSMMTFIFFKLNYTDRNSLV; from the coding sequence ATGAAATGGGCACAGGGTATTGACAAATTAGGACTTTTTCTCTATTTTCTGCTTTGCGGTTTTGCGGTAGCAAATATTTATAGTGTGGAACCTGCGAGCGGAACAAGACAGGCCGTTTGGCTTGGAGTGTCTGTTTTCGTGGGGCTCATTATATTTATGACGAGAGCAAAATTCTTCGAAAATATGTCTGGCATCATCTATATCGGTGGTATCCTTTTACTCATTGGTCTATTCCCGTTTGGGACAGAAATTTTGGGACAGAAAAACTGGTATAAATTCGGTGCGGTGAGTTTACAGCCTGTTGAATTTTCAAAAATAGGTACTTCTTTAATGTTGGCCAACTATGTCTCCGGTCCCGATTTTAATTTAAAATATAAGAAATCGCTCTGGACTTCTTTAGCAATTATCGGAGTTCCAGCTGTGGTGGTTTTGGCAATCCCAGATGTGGGTTCCCTATTGGTTTTTATCGCTTTTTTCATCGCCTTATTTCGGGAAGGAATGTCCGGATGGGTTTTTGGTGTGGGATTGATTTTCGCTGCTGTTTTTCTGGTCGCGCTTGCTATTGATCCTGTTTATGTTGTGGTTGCTATTATTGTAATAGCAGCCATTGTTCTCTTTTTAAATTCTTATAAAATTCATTGGAATGTACTATCTGTAGCGGCGATCATTGGAGGCGTCGGAATCCTTTGCGGATTAGCGTATGGGGCTCCTTCTATTTTAGAGAAAATGCCCAAACACCAAAGAGAAAGAATAGAAGTTTTATACAAGGGAGAAAGAGCTTTTCGGGATACGTCCGGTTATAATTTGCTCTATTCGAAAACGGCGATCGGTTCAGGCGGATTTTTCGGTAAAGGTTACCGTGAAGGTTCAGTAACGCAAGGCAAATTTGTTCCTGAGCAAAGTACGGATTATATTTTTTGTACCGTTGGTGAAGAGTGGGGATTTTTTGGCAGCGCAATGCTTGTGATCGCTTATTCTGTGTTTATAGGACGGATTTATTACCTGTCAGAGAAACAGAAATCCACTTTTAACCGGGTCTTTGGTTATTGTTTCGCTTCTATATTGCTGATGCACTTTTCGATTAATCTGGGAATGGTGATGGGGCTTTTTCCGACGGTGGGGATTCCGCTGCCATTTTTCAGTTATGGTGGGAGTTCTTTGCTGGCATTTTCCATGATGACCTTCATCTTCTTTAAACTGAATTATACCGACCGAAACAGTTTGGTTTAA
- a CDS encoding C40 family peptidase: MKKRVLFYCAAVFTTLSMQSCVTNYVVSTPTTYANEYKSNAKLAAIDNKKLAVAKEQLLSSFKDEQLVAAKNLEAIVKNEEIAKAVRFSQKIDDILTEAETYLGTPYRYGGMTRKGIDCSAFVLSVFGATAGMSLPRVAASQAQEGEKVEKSNLQKGDLVFFSHGKGRISHVGIVENVTENGTVKFIHAATSKGVMISSLDDSYWGPKYRFAKRILSQDDFNSNVANN; encoded by the coding sequence ATGAAGAAAAGAGTTTTGTTTTATTGTGCTGCCGTGTTCACTACATTATCAATGCAGTCTTGTGTAACCAATTATGTAGTTTCTACACCAACAACTTACGCTAACGAATACAAATCGAATGCCAAACTGGCAGCGATAGACAATAAGAAACTTGCAGTAGCAAAAGAACAATTATTAAGCAGCTTCAAGGATGAGCAATTGGTAGCAGCCAAAAACTTAGAAGCCATTGTGAAGAACGAAGAAATTGCAAAAGCAGTTCGGTTCTCACAAAAAATAGATGATATTCTAACTGAAGCAGAAACCTATTTAGGAACTCCGTATCGATATGGCGGGATGACCAGAAAAGGAATTGACTGTTCAGCTTTCGTTCTATCGGTTTTCGGTGCAACTGCAGGCATGAGTTTGCCTAGAGTAGCAGCCTCCCAAGCACAGGAAGGAGAGAAAGTAGAAAAAAGCAACCTTCAAAAAGGAGACCTGGTATTCTTTTCACATGGCAAAGGTAGAATTTCACATGTAGGAATCGTGGAAAATGTGACAGAAAATGGTACAGTCAAATTCATTCACGCCGCAACCTCCAAAGGAGTAATGATTTCTTCTCTTGATGATTCTTATTGGGGACCTAAATATAGGTTTGCCAAAAGAATATTATCACAAGATGATTTCAACAGCAACGTCGCAAATAATTAA